A window from Aerosakkonema funiforme FACHB-1375 encodes these proteins:
- a CDS encoding PAS domain S-box protein, producing the protein MQPFLQSFFGVEPSILCDDRYICPPGLASLHMASDTLIGLIHYAIAIALALFQQRRRDLPYAGAFIVFAVAIVFSGTTHLIEVWTYWHSVAAKISLNYIYWLSGLLKFFTVLVLFYTLYRLKPIVSNTLALPSLTENEDRAKAAKASQDETHKYSDYIENITEGKEAIEKLRTANQTLQTLIEASPLAITTINMQGKVTVWNPAAEKLFGWSKTEVLDKFIPIIPAGLREEFALILEAEFQGKPQTALELRRQRKDGSLVDISLWTAPFFDSNGVVAGSIGLFIDISDKVRAEQALRQSQKQLMGIIDNSPAVIFVKDTESRYTLINRRFETLFHVDREGIKGKTCYDIYPREIADKLRENDLRVLAAGTAIENEEVVPQDDGLHTYISVKFPLYNSSDKPYGICAIATDITERKRIEEVLRESEEQFRATFEQAEIGIGHFGLNGQFIKVNKRFCDIISYTEEQLLKLSFEDITHPDDVMANLTQFRSLLAGEISTYSMEKRYLTRLDRIVWVNLTVSLVRSFSGEPKYVIAAIQDINDRKEAESELKKSLKELSDLKLALDRAAIVAITNRQGKITYVNDKFCALSQYSQEELIGQDHKIINSGYHSKEFFQELWSTIKSGKIWKGDIKNKAKDGSFYWVKTTIVPLLGERGKASQFLAIRFDITDRKRTEEDLVRSEAKFRELATREALLNRLASQIRSSLDINIILETAVTEIRDLLQIDRCLFLWYRPTDPTQKMSVPEEEKEGIWEVVQEARNLAFPTLLERKIHVMALGPLTTKTFNKEITRIDSVRNLTDPIERRFFFSVGYTALLALPIHTTSGEIGLVSCSHSSGSRPWRDEEVDLLQAVADQLAIAIDQAELYKQTRTAAVKAQEQATKLEQTLYELQQTQAQLVQSEKMSSLGQMVAGVAHEINNPVNFIYGNITPAKQYVADLIDLLELYRKFYPNPVKEIQEQGEEIDLDFIKEDLPKILGSMKMGADRIRQIVLSLRNFSRLDEAEMKAVDIHEGLDSTLLILQSRLKAKANIPEIQVIKNYGELPKIQCYAGQLNQVFMNILNNAIDALEQPSINEDRSIKITTELKDSERAIIRIADNGPGMTEEVQQRVFDPFFTTKPVGSGTGLGMSISYQIINKHSGQLTCNSAPGEGAEFVIEIPVSQQR; encoded by the coding sequence TGACGATCGCTACATTTGTCCGCCCGGTTTGGCGTCGCTACATATGGCATCGGATACCTTAATTGGCCTCATACATTATGCGATTGCGATCGCGCTCGCTCTATTTCAGCAAAGACGACGGGATTTGCCCTATGCAGGCGCATTTATTGTGTTTGCCGTGGCGATCGTGTTTTCTGGCACAACGCATTTGATAGAAGTGTGGACGTACTGGCACAGCGTTGCCGCTAAGATAAGTTTGAATTATATTTACTGGTTATCGGGTTTGCTGAAATTTTTTACTGTTTTAGTATTATTTTATACATTGTACCGACTGAAGCCGATCGTTAGCAACACGCTGGCCTTGCCAAGCTTAACAGAAAACGAAGACCGCGCCAAAGCTGCCAAAGCCAGTCAAGATGAAACGCACAAATATTCCGATTATATAGAAAATATTACAGAGGGAAAGGAGGCTATTGAAAAACTGCGAACTGCCAATCAAACATTGCAAACGCTGATCGAAGCTTCACCCTTGGCTATTACTACTATCAATATGCAAGGAAAAGTGACCGTATGGAACCCAGCAGCAGAGAAGCTTTTTGGTTGGAGCAAAACTGAAGTTTTAGACAAATTTATCCCGATTATTCCAGCAGGTCTACGTGAAGAATTTGCACTCATTCTTGAGGCTGAATTTCAAGGCAAGCCACAAACTGCTTTGGAATTACGCAGACAAAGAAAAGACGGTTCGTTAGTTGATATCAGCCTTTGGACAGCACCCTTTTTCGATAGCAATGGCGTTGTGGCTGGCAGCATCGGTTTATTCATTGATATTAGCGACAAAGTTCGAGCCGAACAAGCGCTACGGCAAAGCCAAAAGCAGCTGATGGGAATTATAGATAATTCCCCAGCAGTTATCTTTGTTAAGGATACTGAAAGTCGGTATACTCTGATCAACCGTCGCTTTGAAACTCTTTTTCACGTTGACCGAGAAGGAATTAAAGGTAAAACTTGCTACGATATTTATCCTCGCGAAATAGCCGATAAATTGCGCGAGAACGATTTGAGGGTACTCGCGGCTGGAACTGCGATCGAAAATGAAGAAGTTGTGCCTCAAGATGACGGTCTGCATACTTATATTTCCGTTAAGTTTCCTCTCTATAACAGTAGCGATAAACCTTATGGAATTTGTGCGATCGCGACTGATATTACCGAACGCAAACGGATCGAGGAGGTACTGCGGGAGAGCGAAGAGCAATTCCGCGCTACATTCGAGCAGGCAGAGATCGGCATCGGGCATTTCGGATTAAACGGTCAATTTATTAAAGTCAATAAAAGGTTTTGCGATATTATCAGTTACACTGAAGAGCAATTACTGAAGCTCTCGTTCGAGGATATTACTCACCCAGATGACGTGATGGCGAATTTGACACAGTTTCGATCGCTATTGGCGGGTGAAATTTCTACTTACTCGATGGAGAAGCGTTACCTTACTCGGCTTGACAGGATTGTTTGGGTAAATCTTACCGTTTCGCTTGTACGATCGTTCTCTGGAGAGCCGAAATATGTAATTGCAGCCATTCAAGATATCAACGATCGCAAAGAAGCCGAGTCGGAACTCAAAAAATCTCTCAAGGAATTGTCCGACCTCAAATTAGCTTTGGATCGAGCCGCTATTGTTGCTATCACTAACCGCCAAGGAAAAATCACCTACGTTAACGATAAATTCTGCGCTCTGTCTCAATATTCTCAAGAAGAACTGATTGGCCAAGATCACAAAATTATCAACTCTGGCTATCATTCCAAAGAATTTTTTCAGGAATTATGGTCAACCATTAAAAGCGGTAAAATTTGGAAAGGAGATATCAAAAATAAAGCGAAAGATGGTAGCTTTTATTGGGTAAAAACTACCATTGTTCCCTTACTGGGTGAAAGAGGAAAAGCTTCTCAATTCTTAGCGATTCGCTTCGACATTACCGATCGCAAGCGAACTGAAGAAGACCTGGTGCGAAGCGAAGCAAAATTTAGAGAATTAGCTACTAGAGAAGCGCTACTGAATCGACTTGCCAGTCAGATTCGCAGTTCTTTGGATATTAATATTATTCTGGAAACAGCAGTTACAGAAATTCGCGATTTGTTGCAGATCGATCGCTGTCTGTTCCTTTGGTATCGACCTACTGACCCCACGCAGAAGATGTCTGTGCCAGAAGAAGAAAAAGAGGGAATTTGGGAAGTTGTTCAGGAAGCCAGGAATTTAGCATTTCCTACTTTATTAGAGCGCAAGATTCATGTTATGGCACTGGGGCCATTGACAACCAAAACTTTTAATAAGGAAATAACTCGGATCGATAGCGTCAGGAATTTGACCGATCCGATAGAACGAAGGTTCTTTTTCAGCGTCGGCTACACGGCTTTATTGGCATTGCCGATACATACAACATCCGGCGAAATTGGTTTGGTTAGTTGCAGTCATTCTAGCGGTTCTCGACCTTGGCGAGATGAGGAAGTGGATCTGCTGCAAGCAGTTGCAGATCAATTGGCGATCGCGATCGACCAAGCGGAACTCTACAAACAAACTCGCACAGCTGCTGTGAAAGCGCAAGAGCAAGCCACCAAACTAGAACAAACTCTGTACGAATTGCAACAAACTCAAGCTCAATTGGTGCAAAGCGAAAAAATGTCCAGTTTGGGACAAATGGTTGCTGGTGTCGCGCACGAAATTAACAATCCCGTTAACTTCATCTACGGCAATATTACCCCTGCCAAACAATACGTCGCAGATTTGATCGACTTGCTGGAACTGTACCGAAAATTCTATCCCAATCCTGTGAAAGAAATTCAAGAACAAGGAGAAGAAATTGACTTAGATTTTATTAAGGAAGACTTACCCAAAATCCTTGGTTCGATGAAAATGGGTGCCGATCGCATCCGGCAGATTGTCTTATCCTTGCGGAACTTCTCCCGATTGGACGAAGCGGAAATGAAGGCTGTTGATATTCATGAAGGTCTGGATAGCACATTGTTGATTTTGCAAAGTCGCTTGAAAGCAAAAGCAAATATTCCAGAGATTCAAGTTATCAAAAATTACGGTGAATTACCCAAAATTCAGTGCTATGCCGGACAATTAAATCAGGTATTTATGAATATATTAAATAATGCGATCGATGCTTTAGAACAGCCATCAATTAATGAAGATAGATCGATTAAGATTACTACAGAACTTAAAGACAGCGAGCGAGCCATTATTCGGATTGCTGACAATGGGCCAGGGATGACAGAAGAAGTACAGCAAAGAGTTTTCGATCCATTTTTTACAACCAAACCAGTAGGTTCTGGCACAGGTTTGGGAATGTCAATTAGCTACCAGATTATCAACAAACATAGCGGTCAATTAACGTGTAATTCAGCACCGGGAGAAGGTGCGGAGTTTGTTATAGAGATTCCGGTTAGTCAGCAAAGATAG
- a CDS encoding PDDEXK family nuclease: MTYSLSYNHSDDFNFNSDDDSLQTFPHFQSGEIANELEMVIMDILEMVLGDRFRYCPQVPLEAICSRPETFYRLPDDLWKFWVSSRVDIAAIERGYRATRKAKLVVECQSQYHDSLDAQVRDRKKAGLLASVGVPLVYVRRVDEDRRFYRFYTPNNREEVIYNLITQQGRNELETFLQRLL, from the coding sequence ATGACTTACTCCCTCTCTTACAACCACTCAGACGACTTCAACTTCAATAGCGATGATGACTCGCTGCAAACCTTCCCTCACTTCCAAAGCGGCGAAATCGCGAACGAATTGGAAATGGTAATCATGGATATCCTGGAAATGGTATTAGGCGATCGCTTCCGTTACTGTCCCCAAGTCCCATTAGAAGCGATCTGTTCTCGTCCGGAAACCTTCTACCGTCTTCCCGATGACCTCTGGAAATTCTGGGTCAGTTCCAGAGTGGATATCGCTGCGATCGAACGAGGCTATCGTGCTACCCGCAAAGCCAAGTTAGTTGTCGAGTGTCAATCTCAGTACCACGATTCGCTAGATGCACAGGTGCGCGATCGCAAAAAAGCTGGATTACTCGCCTCTGTCGGTGTTCCCCTCGTTTACGTGCGTCGAGTTGATGAGGATCGAAGGTTCTATCGGTTTTACACTCCCAACAATCGAGAAGAAGTGATTTACAACCTGATTACCCAACAAGGAAGAAATGAATTAGAAACTTTTTTACAGAGGTTATTGTGA
- a CDS encoding NACHT C-terminal alpha/beta 1 domain-containing protein — protein sequence MSQVQKSRSVWIDEAGRDKVRLRMAELKKSDSQDNKRGKTCWTPEYLAPQAHVSFSTVKRLLRGIPIDRDYAISIFNTLGFKPLEFIAEHDLKLQPNTKDPNLNFTINWQLVCQEMLQEQQEELRFRRRATEQGFEVRVYVPLGLVERKQQQRRSGILPMEEVHQLEKEVIIRTYKHDEFLNGVIGQKSADKNKHIAIVGEPGAGKTTLLDAIATHIQKNTEDLPICISLGSLQGKKLKDYILEEWLPEAIALTYPDIDVETFHHNSLQKRLRQGGVWLLLDGVDEMGEISPAKALESIQNQLTNWLGNVRVVLTCRTNVWDANLNNRLSGFDTYKTQHFELADIRLFIKQWFGFAGKPELGKILRQKLNEPQRDRIRQLVENPLRLALLCQVFHKDKQAELPETKAALYELFVRYFYEWKPTQSSVDLTTQPGLKEELHQALGRLSIAGLDGDARFRLPENLIQKEMGDRLFKLAWELGWLNLVDREARTDEPVYAFFHPTFQEYFAALAIDDWHFFLNHDNENPNPFKKHNNKDCVYRIFERQWKEVILLWLGRPEEQMKQQKEKIINNLVDFEDGCGSFYSFYYYRAYFLASSAIAEFSEHTLADQIVREIVYWNVRAPFPIRDAAREVMKEIEKERVISALREWLDRTNDKDEFHRLEAAYSLLEIDSSNQIAINALIQLIKAGIPFSQQAADVLARIGKSNQIIINSLEQVIQNHHCEQSRTIAALCLAKINPGSRTALEVLVQIIQNYEDKELYWEAAYILAEVDPNNQTAILSLIELVKTFPAEDSAFTRNQHGANNERLNKITNGVLLMSPCDYLCPSVSFFLMLFDWQKLKDYPAAINALVKLLETTPSEYLRMQAAERLGEIDRDNQTAIITLVELIQATNNENIRCKAASILGKIGKGNQTAIAALMQMLENPEYDLTRLSTAYNLGLVDPGNSTAINFLVNLIQTTDDIDTFIKGVSSLVKIDPCNETAISFLLEVVNITKDEGTLLDTFNCLWKIKSQKYFPKVVTALKGYLKPEYLKNPAPLFEDAYYVIWHCAQNMSYPDFYRAWHNLPPCTHPEAPDNIPVGNSSTTQRLNFTQLPSILRSAIAEDEELNQAVQLICIDGSQFSDQNNPATDIYIEMVEQGCPEQQEEPSTMQQLKKYWRLRLKNLEKRVALLFYNSKADREFSETCLTALSTFGGAIAIITTQRCENVKLISPNDPDLIDAVLKWLRRDVLES from the coding sequence ATGAGTCAAGTACAGAAATCTCGCAGCGTTTGGATCGATGAAGCAGGTCGGGATAAAGTTCGCTTACGGATGGCTGAACTGAAGAAATCTGACAGTCAAGATAATAAAAGAGGAAAAACCTGCTGGACGCCAGAATATCTTGCACCTCAAGCTCATGTAAGTTTTAGCACAGTCAAACGCTTGCTTAGAGGGATTCCAATAGATAGGGATTATGCCATATCGATATTTAATACTTTAGGTTTTAAGCCACTGGAGTTTATTGCTGAACATGATTTGAAATTGCAGCCTAATACCAAAGATCCAAACCTAAACTTTACGATCAATTGGCAATTAGTTTGTCAAGAAATGCTTCAAGAACAACAAGAGGAACTGAGATTCAGACGGAGAGCAACCGAACAAGGATTTGAGGTTAGGGTATATGTACCCCTTGGATTGGTGGAACGCAAACAGCAGCAGCGCCGCAGTGGAATTTTGCCAATGGAAGAGGTACATCAATTAGAGAAAGAAGTTATCATCCGAACTTACAAGCATGATGAATTCCTAAATGGTGTAATTGGACAGAAATCTGCTGACAAAAATAAGCATATTGCAATTGTTGGTGAACCGGGTGCAGGTAAGACAACTTTGTTAGATGCGATCGCAACTCACATCCAAAAAAATACTGAAGATTTACCTATCTGCATTTCGCTGGGAAGCTTGCAAGGAAAGAAACTCAAAGACTACATTCTTGAGGAATGGCTACCGGAAGCGATCGCACTAACTTATCCTGACATTGATGTAGAGACATTTCATCATAATTCTCTACAGAAAAGGTTGCGCCAAGGAGGGGTTTGGCTATTGTTGGATGGCGTTGATGAGATGGGAGAAATTTCGCCAGCAAAAGCACTTGAGAGTATCCAAAATCAGCTTACTAATTGGTTAGGAAACGTGCGGGTTGTGTTAACTTGTCGCACTAATGTTTGGGATGCTAATCTCAACAATCGTCTCAGCGGTTTTGATACCTACAAAACCCAGCATTTTGAACTCGCAGATATCCGACTATTTATCAAGCAATGGTTTGGATTTGCTGGAAAACCAGAGTTAGGTAAAATTTTGCGTCAAAAGCTGAATGAACCGCAGCGCGATCGCATTCGCCAATTGGTAGAAAATCCGTTAAGGTTAGCTTTGCTGTGCCAAGTTTTCCATAAAGATAAGCAAGCCGAACTTCCTGAAACAAAAGCTGCTCTTTACGAACTGTTTGTCCGCTATTTCTATGAGTGGAAACCAACACAGTCTAGTGTTGATTTGACAACTCAACCAGGATTAAAAGAAGAATTACATCAAGCTCTCGGTCGATTATCTATAGCAGGATTGGATGGCGATGCTCGATTTCGTTTACCAGAAAATTTAATCCAAAAAGAAATGGGCGATCGACTTTTTAAATTAGCTTGGGAATTGGGTTGGCTGAATTTGGTCGATCGGGAAGCTAGAACGGATGAACCTGTTTATGCTTTCTTTCATCCGACGTTTCAGGAATATTTTGCTGCTTTGGCGATCGATGATTGGCACTTCTTCCTTAACCACGACAACGAAAATCCTAACCCATTTAAGAAACATAACAATAAAGATTGCGTATACCGCATTTTTGAGCGACAGTGGAAAGAGGTGATTTTGCTTTGGTTAGGGCGACCAGAGGAACAAATGAAACAGCAAAAAGAGAAGATTATCAATAATTTGGTAGACTTTGAGGATGGATGTGGCTCTTTTTATTCTTTTTATTATTATCGAGCATATTTTCTTGCATCATCAGCAATTGCAGAGTTTTCCGAGCATACTTTGGCAGATCAAATTGTAAGGGAAATTGTCTATTGGAACGTTAGGGCTCCTTTTCCTATTAGAGATGCAGCCAGGGAAGTAATGAAAGAAATTGAAAAGGAGAGAGTAATCTCTGCTTTACGCGAATGGCTCGATCGTACCAATGATAAGGATGAATTTCACCGTTTAGAAGCTGCTTATAGCCTATTGGAAATAGACTCTAGCAATCAAATTGCAATTAATGCTTTAATCCAGTTAATTAAGGCTGGTATACCTTTCAGCCAACAAGCTGCCGATGTTTTGGCGCGAATTGGCAAAAGTAATCAAATTATTATTAACTCATTAGAACAGGTTATTCAAAATCATCATTGTGAACAAAGTCGAACAATAGCTGCTTTGTGCTTAGCAAAAATTAATCCAGGTAGCAGAACTGCACTTGAGGTTTTAGTCCAAATTATTCAAAACTATGAAGATAAAGAATTATACTGGGAAGCAGCTTATATCTTGGCGGAAGTAGATCCTAATAATCAGACCGCAATACTTTCTTTAATCGAGCTAGTCAAAACATTCCCAGCAGAAGATAGCGCATTCACTCGAAATCAACATGGTGCTAATAATGAGCGATTAAACAAGATTACAAATGGTGTATTACTTATGTCACCTTGCGATTATCTCTGTCCGTCTGTATCTTTTTTCTTAATGCTGTTTGACTGGCAGAAGCTAAAGGACTATCCCGCCGCTATTAATGCCTTAGTGAAGTTGCTCGAAACTACTCCATCTGAGTATTTACGTATGCAAGCAGCTGAAAGATTAGGAGAAATAGACAGAGATAATCAAACAGCAATTATAACGCTAGTAGAGCTAATCCAGGCTACAAATAATGAGAATATCCGTTGCAAAGCAGCTTCAATCTTGGGGAAAATAGGCAAAGGTAATCAAACAGCGATCGCCGCTCTTATGCAGATGCTTGAAAATCCTGAATATGACCTCACTCGTCTATCAACTGCTTATAACTTAGGGTTAGTTGACCCTGGAAATTCCACAGCGATTAACTTTTTAGTCAACTTAATCCAGACAACTGATGATATAGACACTTTTATCAAAGGGGTTAGTAGTTTAGTAAAAATAGACCCTTGTAATGAGACTGCGATATCATTCCTACTTGAAGTGGTTAACATTACCAAGGATGAAGGCACTCTTCTCGATACCTTTAACTGCTTGTGGAAAATCAAGTCACAGAAGTATTTCCCAAAAGTGGTAACAGCGTTAAAGGGTTACTTAAAACCTGAATATTTGAAAAATCCTGCTCCGTTGTTTGAGGATGCCTACTACGTCATCTGGCATTGCGCTCAAAACATGAGTTATCCAGACTTTTATCGCGCTTGGCATAATTTACCACCCTGCACACATCCAGAAGCACCCGATAACATCCCAGTTGGTAACTCCTCCACTACTCAACGCCTCAACTTTACCCAACTTCCTTCAATTCTTCGTTCTGCCATTGCTGAAGATGAAGAACTAAATCAAGCAGTACAACTAATTTGCATTGATGGTAGCCAATTTAGCGACCAAAATAACCCTGCCACTGATATATACATCGAAATGGTAGAACAAGGTTGTCCAGAACAGCAGGAAGAACCAAGCACAATGCAGCAGCTTAAAAAATACTGGCGGCTACGTTTGAAAAACTTAGAAAAACGAGTTGCTTTACTATTCTACAACTCGAAAGCCGATCGCGAATTCAGCGAAACTTGCCTAACTGCGCTGAGTACGTTTGGAGGTGCGATCGCAATCATAACCACTCAACGCTGTGAAAATGTAAAACTTATTTCTCCCAACGATCCAGATCTCATCGATGCGGTTTTAAAGTGGCTGAGACGAGATGTTTTAGAAAGTTGA
- a CDS encoding GNAT family N-acetyltransferase has product MSWVISPIDAIGRSASSLRKDRFNSGNAELDRYLKQYALKNDLNGISKTFVAFSSENTQIVAGYYSCCAGAIASEQLPAQLRENLPRYPMPVILIGKLAVDLSMQGRGLGKHLLFHALEKAVNISQLIGIFAVRVDAIDEEAKRFYKKFGFQELPNIPLSLYLTMETFKQALNIDIEDK; this is encoded by the coding sequence GTGAGTTGGGTTATCTCTCCAATAGATGCTATAGGGCGTAGTGCTAGTAGTCTTAGAAAAGACCGTTTTAATTCTGGGAACGCAGAACTAGATCGTTATTTAAAACAATATGCGCTGAAAAACGACCTAAACGGAATAAGCAAAACTTTTGTAGCTTTTTCATCTGAAAATACTCAGATCGTAGCTGGCTATTATTCCTGCTGTGCAGGTGCGATCGCTAGTGAACAATTACCCGCACAACTGAGGGAAAATTTACCCAGATATCCCATGCCAGTTATCCTAATTGGTAAACTAGCTGTAGATTTATCAATGCAAGGAAGAGGTTTAGGAAAGCATCTGTTATTCCATGCTTTAGAAAAGGCAGTTAACATATCTCAACTGATCGGTATTTTTGCCGTTAGAGTTGATGCCATAGATGAAGAAGCTAAGAGATTTTACAAAAAGTTTGGTTTTCAGGAATTGCCGAATATTCCCCTGTCTCTTTATCTGACTATGGAGACATTTAAACAAGCACTTAATATTGATATAGAAGACAAATAG
- a CDS encoding type II toxin-antitoxin system TacA family antitoxin, translating to MLSLVKTPGSTVIKLNWYAYLFLLEEFIAEADAIINGPAAFGNPILQVSESDWEMVINTMLNPPEPSEGLIALVKECRASKE from the coding sequence ATGTTATCACTTGTTAAAACTCCAGGTAGTACGGTAATAAAACTGAATTGGTATGCTTATTTATTTCTGCTGGAAGAATTCATTGCAGAAGCAGATGCTATTATAAACGGGCCAGCAGCTTTTGGTAATCCAATTTTGCAAGTGTCAGAAAGTGATTGGGAAATGGTAATAAATACGATGTTAAATCCACCGGAACCTTCAGAGGGTTTAATTGCTTTAGTGAAAGAGTGTCGTGCGTCTAAAGAGTAA
- a CDS encoding ABC1 kinase family protein: protein MFLTQSVSRQRDIIEVVLRNGWDYMRRLLTGGKADEPQLPPPAVLRKILVELGPVYVKLGQLLSTRPDLLPSSYIEELSTLQDDVPPVPWVEIETVLRQELRQPLEEVFTSINPRAVAAGSIAQTHKATLADGRDVALKVQRPGIDVVVEQDINLIRFVAELVDRTDFGQTYDFKGLAEEFTNALQDELDFTKEASYTDQLRRNMSVSRWFDPKQLVVPQVHWDVTTQRLLVLEWMDGVPLLSATFTNEENGNNGKQVSPAEKRRQVTRLLFRAFIQQLYIDGFFHADPHPGNIFYLKDGRVALLDCGLMGRLDPRSQQILTEMLLAIVDMDAQRCSQLTLQLAEAAKSTNLAKLENDYDRMLRKYYNRNLSEINFSKVFYEVLQVARDNKIRLPSNMGLYAKAIANLEGAGRIFDPEVNLLDEVKPLLTDLFRRQLLGDNPLQTLLRTALDLKSLSLESPRQVELLLDRITTETLKWNITIKDLDLMRRSLDDSANRLSFSILVGSLIMGAAIISTNAQTSQLSFLSTGLFAAASFLGLWLIISIMRSWRKRF from the coding sequence ATGTTTTTAACTCAAAGCGTTTCTCGTCAGCGCGATATCATCGAAGTTGTCCTCCGCAATGGGTGGGACTATATGCGACGGCTGCTTACTGGTGGTAAAGCCGATGAGCCGCAGTTGCCGCCGCCAGCAGTTCTCCGTAAAATATTGGTAGAATTAGGCCCTGTTTATGTAAAATTGGGACAGTTGCTCAGCACTCGTCCCGACCTTTTGCCATCATCTTATATAGAAGAATTATCGACTCTGCAAGACGATGTACCGCCAGTACCTTGGGTAGAGATCGAAACTGTACTGCGTCAAGAGTTGCGCCAGCCTTTAGAAGAAGTCTTTACTTCGATCAATCCTAGAGCAGTTGCTGCCGGTTCGATCGCGCAAACTCATAAAGCCACTTTAGCAGATGGACGCGATGTCGCATTGAAAGTTCAGCGTCCTGGAATTGATGTCGTTGTCGAACAAGACATCAATTTAATCCGGTTTGTCGCCGAATTAGTCGATCGCACCGACTTCGGTCAAACCTACGATTTCAAAGGTTTAGCGGAAGAATTCACCAATGCGTTGCAGGATGAATTAGATTTTACCAAAGAAGCGAGCTACACAGATCAACTGCGGCGCAATATGTCTGTGAGTCGCTGGTTTGACCCCAAACAATTGGTAGTTCCGCAAGTTCACTGGGATGTAACTACGCAAAGGTTACTCGTTTTAGAATGGATGGATGGAGTGCCGCTTTTATCGGCAACTTTCACAAATGAGGAAAATGGGAATAACGGTAAACAAGTTTCTCCGGCAGAAAAAAGACGGCAGGTGACAAGACTTTTATTCCGCGCTTTTATCCAACAACTATATATAGATGGATTTTTTCACGCCGACCCCCATCCCGGCAATATATTTTATCTGAAAGATGGCCGAGTTGCTTTGCTGGATTGCGGTTTGATGGGGAGGTTAGACCCGCGCAGCCAGCAAATTTTGACGGAGATGCTGTTAGCGATCGTCGATATGGACGCCCAGCGTTGCAGTCAGTTAACTTTGCAATTAGCGGAAGCAGCGAAATCGACTAATTTGGCTAAGTTGGAAAACGATTATGACCGAATGTTGCGGAAGTATTATAACAGAAATTTGTCGGAAATCAACTTCAGTAAAGTGTTTTATGAAGTGCTGCAAGTTGCCCGCGATAATAAGATAAGATTGCCCAGCAATATGGGTTTATATGCGAAAGCGATCGCCAACTTAGAAGGTGCGGGACGGATATTTGACCCAGAGGTGAATCTGCTAGACGAAGTTAAACCTTTGCTGACAGATTTGTTCCGCAGGCAATTGTTAGGAGATAACCCCCTGCAAACATTGTTGAGAACAGCTTTGGATCTCAAGAGTTTGTCGCTGGAATCTCCCCGCCAAGTCGAATTGCTGTTAGACAGAATCACCACCGAAACATTAAAGTGGAATATCACGATAAAAGACCTGGATTTGATGCGTCGCAGTTTAGATGATTCCGCAAATAGGCTATCGTTTAGCATTTTAGTAGGTTCGCTGATTATGGGTGCGGCGATTATTTCTACGAACGCGCAGACAAGTCAGCTATCTTTTTTGAGTACGGGGTTATTTGCAGCTGCGAGTTTCTTGGGGTTGTGGTTGATTATTAGTATTATGAGGTCTTGGCGGAAGCGGTTTTAA